A single genomic interval of Bacillus oleivorans harbors:
- a CDS encoding CoA transferase subunit A — MRKIVSAEEAVAYIKDGQTLAVGGFGLVGCPLRLVDAIGKHDVRNLTVISNNLGEPGGRGLGKILLQNKIAKAVGSYFTSNMDAVHYVNQGKLEVELVPQGTLAERLRAGGAGIGGFYTKTAVGTLLAENKETRILNGDEYVFELPLIPDVALIKAKKADKLGNLVFSKTARNFNPDMAKAAKLTIVEAEEIVEVGELDPEHIVVPHLFVDFIVKGGNE; from the coding sequence TTGCGTAAAATCGTATCTGCAGAGGAAGCCGTTGCTTATATAAAGGATGGGCAAACATTGGCAGTTGGCGGATTTGGGTTAGTCGGTTGCCCGCTTCGATTAGTTGACGCTATTGGAAAACATGATGTTCGTAATTTAACGGTGATTAGTAATAATCTTGGTGAACCTGGCGGAAGAGGATTAGGAAAGATCCTGCTTCAGAATAAAATTGCGAAAGCAGTTGGATCGTACTTTACCAGTAATATGGATGCTGTTCATTATGTGAATCAGGGAAAGCTTGAAGTTGAACTAGTCCCACAGGGAACACTGGCTGAACGACTGCGTGCAGGCGGAGCAGGGATTGGCGGATTCTATACAAAAACGGCAGTCGGAACTCTATTGGCAGAAAATAAAGAAACTAGGATCCTAAATGGTGATGAGTATGTCTTTGAATTACCGCTTATTCCAGACGTAGCCCTAATTAAAGCAAAGAAAGCTGATAAATTAGGAAATCTGGTTTTTTCAAAGACAGCCCGTAATTTTAACCCTGATATGGCAAAGGCCGCCAAACTGACCATCGTTGAAGCAGAAGAAATTGTTGAGGTCGGTGAATTAGATCCTGAACATATTGTGGTCCCTCATTTATTTGTCGATTTTATCGTAAAGGGAGGGAATGAGTGA
- a CDS encoding Nramp family divalent metal transporter, producing the protein MKADFNQKPLQLPPTTWKEKLKHMGPGLVVAATGVGTADLVTSLVIGTSFGMTFVWAIIVGAILKYFLNEGVGRWYLATGKTMLDGWHKLGKWATGYFGVYSIIWGFVYGATAASTSGMAMHAMFPIMPLWAWAIIHAVVGFLLVWTGRYLLFERVMSVLIGIMFITIIGTAILFLPSIGEFASGFVPRVPEGSFFLMLGLIGGVGGTITMASYGYWLSEKGWKGKEWVTTMRLDSKVAYTLTAVFTMAGLIIGAQYLAGSGVSIRGDQGLIDLSNMLGEDFGQPMRWMFLIAFWSAAYTSLLGVWNGVPYLFADFIKTIRKKKEDGVQYVSEKEPAYRFYLAWLTFPPLLLLFLGKPVELVILYGALGALFMPFLALSLLLLLNSKSVLPDYRNKWMANLVLIGCLVLFAVLGINELVSIFTGE; encoded by the coding sequence ATGAAAGCAGATTTTAATCAAAAACCGTTACAATTGCCCCCTACAACATGGAAAGAAAAACTAAAGCATATGGGTCCTGGTCTTGTTGTTGCCGCTACAGGTGTTGGTACAGCAGACTTGGTAACGTCACTTGTTATTGGAACATCCTTTGGAATGACATTTGTCTGGGCCATTATTGTCGGTGCCATCCTTAAATACTTCCTCAATGAAGGGGTTGGAAGATGGTACTTAGCCACAGGAAAAACGATGTTAGATGGCTGGCACAAGCTTGGAAAATGGGCCACTGGTTATTTTGGAGTTTACTCCATCATATGGGGCTTCGTTTATGGAGCGACAGCTGCCTCGACATCTGGAATGGCGATGCATGCCATGTTCCCGATAATGCCGCTTTGGGCTTGGGCGATCATCCATGCCGTCGTAGGCTTCCTGCTCGTATGGACTGGACGCTATCTATTGTTTGAACGAGTAATGTCAGTCCTGATTGGAATCATGTTTATCACTATTATCGGTACTGCAATTCTCTTTCTCCCAAGCATAGGTGAATTTGCAAGCGGTTTCGTACCACGTGTTCCGGAAGGCTCATTCTTCCTTATGCTTGGTCTGATTGGCGGGGTCGGGGGTACCATCACAATGGCTTCTTACGGCTACTGGCTAAGTGAAAAAGGCTGGAAAGGAAAAGAGTGGGTAACTACCATGCGTCTTGACTCAAAAGTCGCATATACACTTACAGCAGTCTTCACAATGGCTGGATTAATCATCGGTGCCCAGTATCTTGCAGGAAGCGGTGTCAGCATCCGTGGAGATCAAGGATTGATTGACTTGTCTAATATGCTTGGCGAAGACTTTGGTCAGCCAATGCGCTGGATGTTCTTAATCGCATTCTGGTCTGCAGCTTACACATCTCTATTAGGTGTATGGAATGGAGTGCCTTATCTATTTGCTGACTTTATTAAAACCATCCGGAAAAAGAAGGAAGACGGTGTTCAATACGTTTCTGAAAAAGAACCAGCTTACCGCTTTTATCTTGCATGGCTTACATTCCCGCCGTTGCTCTTGTTATTCTTAGGCAAACCGGTTGAGCTTGTCATTCTTTATGGAGCTTTAGGTGCACTATTTATGCCATTCCTAGCTCTATCATTGCTCCTGTTGCTTAATTCAAAAAGTGTTCTGCCAGATTACCGTAATAAATGGATGGCGAATCTCGTGTTAATTGGATGTCTAGTCCTATTTGCAGTATTAGGTATTAATGAGTTAGTTAGTATTTTTACGGGAGAATAA
- a CDS encoding DUF421 domain-containing protein yields the protein MEWNYIWKAILIVIAGTVLLRIAGRKTISQMTLAETVIMIAIGTLLIQPVSGQNIWTAFMVGAVLVLTLLIIEFIQMKSDRFEKLITGKAKVVIENGQLNEKNLKKIRLSVDQLEMKLRQNSVSKISDVKWATLEPNGQMGYELKDEVKPVTKKDFEDFKQTIVNLIPSNTQLTRINEILNLINKPYKPESQEDIFAEVQNQAHKNNPPKHLQ from the coding sequence ATGGAATGGAATTACATATGGAAAGCTATTTTAATCGTTATTGCGGGAACAGTCCTTTTGCGGATTGCCGGCAGGAAAACAATTTCACAAATGACTTTAGCAGAAACTGTTATTATGATAGCGATTGGGACTTTGCTGATTCAGCCAGTATCAGGACAAAATATTTGGACTGCTTTTATGGTGGGGGCAGTTCTCGTTTTAACCTTACTGATTATCGAATTTATTCAAATGAAGTCTGATCGGTTTGAAAAGCTGATTACAGGTAAAGCAAAGGTTGTGATTGAGAACGGACAATTGAATGAAAAAAATCTGAAAAAGATACGATTATCGGTTGACCAGCTGGAAATGAAACTTAGGCAAAACAGTGTATCTAAAATTAGCGATGTAAAATGGGCTACCTTAGAACCCAATGGTCAGATGGGCTATGAATTAAAAGATGAAGTAAAGCCTGTAACGAAAAAGGACTTTGAAGACTTTAAACAAACAATCGTCAATTTGATCCCAAGTAATACTCAGCTTACTAGGATCAATGAAATTTTAAATTTGATTAATAAACCCTATAAGCCAGAAAGCCAGGAGGATATCTTTGCAGAAGTTCAAAATCAAGCCCATAAAAATAATCCTCCTAAACATTTACAGTAA
- a CDS encoding branched-chain amino acid aminotransferase: MSSNQIKVELTSAKKQKPDFANLPFGKIFTDHMFVMDYTEGKGWHDARIVPYQPLTLDPAAIVFHYGQTVFEGMKAYLTKENEVLLFRPDQNMKRLNRSNTRICIPQIDEEFALTALKQLVAVDRDWVPNVEGTSLYIRPFIIATEPYLGVAASKNYQFIIIMSPVGNYYAEGINPVKIAVEQQYVRAVKGGTGNAKTAGNYAASLAAQEVAEKSGYSQVLWLDGKENKYIEEVGSMNIFFKINGEVVTPELNGSILEGITRDSVIHLVKHWGLPIVEKRISINEIYKAYQDGLLEEAFGTGTAAVISPVGELYWNDEKLVINGGKIGEVSQKLYNTITGIQRGTVPDPFGWNVKVEDEEIILAI; this comes from the coding sequence ATGAGCTCAAATCAAATTAAAGTGGAATTAACTTCAGCCAAAAAACAAAAACCGGATTTTGCAAACCTTCCATTCGGGAAGATTTTTACTGACCATATGTTTGTGATGGATTATACAGAAGGAAAAGGCTGGCATGACGCAAGAATCGTACCTTATCAGCCGCTTACGCTAGATCCGGCAGCCATCGTTTTTCATTATGGTCAGACGGTTTTTGAAGGAATGAAAGCTTATTTAACGAAGGAAAATGAAGTTTTGCTCTTTAGACCGGATCAGAATATGAAACGTTTGAATCGCTCCAACACGCGTATATGCATCCCGCAAATTGACGAGGAATTTGCGTTAACAGCTCTTAAACAGCTGGTTGCAGTAGACCGTGATTGGGTCCCAAATGTAGAGGGAACATCCCTATATATCCGTCCGTTTATTATTGCGACTGAACCTTATCTAGGTGTGGCAGCATCTAAGAATTATCAATTTATCATCATCATGTCACCTGTTGGAAACTATTATGCGGAAGGTATCAATCCGGTTAAAATTGCGGTAGAACAACAATATGTCCGTGCCGTTAAAGGCGGAACTGGAAATGCAAAAACCGCAGGTAACTATGCAGCAAGCTTAGCTGCTCAAGAAGTAGCAGAAAAATCAGGGTATTCCCAAGTATTATGGTTAGACGGAAAAGAAAATAAATATATTGAAGAAGTCGGCAGCATGAATATCTTCTTCAAAATTAATGGTGAAGTAGTAACACCTGAATTAAATGGCAGTATTCTTGAGGGAATTACGAGAGACTCTGTTATTCATTTAGTAAAGCATTGGGGGCTGCCGATTGTTGAAAAACGAATTTCTATTAATGAAATTTACAAAGCCTATCAGGATGGCTTACTAGAAGAAGCATTTGGAACAGGTACAGCTGCTGTTATATCTCCGGTTGGCGAATTATATTGGAACGACGAGAAACTTGTGATAAATGGCGGTAAGATCGGGGAAGTTTCACAGAAATTATACAATACTATAACTGGAATTCAGAGAGGAACTGTACCAGATCCATTTGGCTGGAATGTAAAAGTAGAAGATGAAGAAATAATTCTTGCTATATAG
- a CDS encoding protein-glutamine gamma-glutamyltransferase, producing MIVISGRIFQHSGILPAGMIESSILQRLQQDFRIHPYQSIDELRFELEMRKNIILSARAMSQGRSQFVSFAKSYCNPRYWRLTEMGGFRLRPGVRPSVAIEDIFRNSSLYGFECATAIMIIYYRAVLKSIGRNLFDRYFANLYLYSWIEDQDLGLRTYYTYHFIPGDVVYFENPEFHPETPWWRGESAVVLENGTFFGHGVGIGTAEQMLQHLNKARAPWSTIPPFLRDSVLRPSFKHLFRIAMQRQGSATYKKPPVVIHHNESSISYEHYSHLKKVYNQMASVNPFLK from the coding sequence GTGATTGTGATATCTGGAAGAATTTTTCAACATAGTGGCATATTGCCAGCAGGAATGATAGAGAGCAGCATCCTTCAGCGTTTGCAGCAGGATTTCAGGATTCATCCCTATCAGTCCATTGATGAATTGCGTTTTGAACTAGAGATGAGAAAAAATATCATATTAAGTGCCAGAGCGATGAGTCAAGGCCGGTCACAATTTGTCAGTTTTGCCAAATCGTATTGCAATCCCCGCTATTGGCGATTAACAGAGATGGGCGGTTTCCGGCTGCGACCCGGCGTCAGACCGTCTGTTGCAATTGAAGATATATTTAGGAACAGTTCGTTATATGGATTTGAATGTGCTACGGCAATCATGATTATTTATTATCGTGCCGTTTTAAAAAGTATAGGCAGGAATTTATTTGATCGATATTTTGCAAACCTTTATTTGTACAGCTGGATCGAAGATCAAGATCTTGGACTTAGAACCTATTATACGTATCATTTTATACCTGGAGATGTGGTTTACTTCGAGAACCCTGAATTTCATCCAGAAACCCCTTGGTGGCGAGGAGAAAGTGCAGTCGTTCTCGAGAATGGAACCTTCTTTGGGCATGGGGTAGGTATCGGAACAGCAGAACAAATGCTACAGCATCTAAATAAAGCAAGGGCTCCTTGGAGTACCATACCTCCTTTTTTAAGAGACTCCGTTTTAAGACCATCTTTTAAACATTTGTTTAGGATAGCCATGCAGCGGCAAGGCTCTGCCACATATAAAAAGCCGCCTGTTGTTATTCACCATAATGAAAGCTCTATTTCTTATGAGCACTATTCTCATTTAAAGAAGGTGTACAATCAAATGGCAAGCGTAAACCCATTCCTAAAATGA
- a CDS encoding PTS transporter subunit IIC, producing MKQSTKEYLVDRAYKASQGLANAVLVTLGIGLLIESFGTFTGWEGFNTIGKATQLMLAPAIGAGIAYQLGGNTLVIFSAMASSSIGASAVRLTEDGGVTLVTGQPLSAVLAALIATWVGKRVTGKTKLDMMAIPFAAVLAGGVSGVFLAMITTPLLEWLSAQIAASVEGSPLLGPMVISLVWSIFLMSPASSAAIAIALQLDPVSSAAALIGCTAQFAGFTAMSLRQNDIGANIAQSLITPKVQFPNIVKNPRLVIPPFIAAVVCAPIATMIFNLQVPYQLAGLGLNSLIAPINILANQGAVVFSIYIAVGVILPIIISLAIYQGLKVIGWVKKEDLRMVVQ from the coding sequence ATGAAACAATCTACAAAGGAATATTTGGTTGACCGTGCGTATAAGGCTTCGCAAGGACTTGCTAATGCTGTATTGGTTACTCTTGGGATCGGCCTTTTAATCGAATCTTTTGGTACCTTTACCGGATGGGAAGGATTTAATACGATTGGGAAAGCGACACAGCTTATGCTGGCGCCTGCGATTGGAGCGGGGATTGCTTACCAGCTTGGCGGAAATACACTCGTTATTTTTAGTGCAATGGCCAGCAGTTCGATTGGGGCTAGTGCAGTTCGGCTAACGGAAGATGGTGGCGTTACTTTAGTAACAGGGCAGCCGCTTAGTGCGGTTTTAGCGGCTTTGATTGCAACTTGGGTAGGTAAGCGTGTAACAGGAAAGACGAAACTCGATATGATGGCGATTCCCTTTGCGGCTGTGCTTGCAGGGGGAGTATCTGGCGTGTTTTTAGCAATGATTACGACACCTTTACTTGAATGGCTCAGTGCCCAGATTGCGGCATCTGTTGAAGGTTCTCCTCTATTAGGACCAATGGTAATCTCTCTTGTATGGAGTATTTTCTTAATGTCTCCGGCATCATCTGCTGCTATTGCGATAGCCTTGCAGCTTGACCCGGTTTCAAGTGCAGCTGCCCTGATCGGGTGTACTGCTCAATTTGCCGGATTCACGGCGATGTCTTTAAGACAAAATGATATTGGTGCTAATATCGCACAATCCTTAATTACACCAAAGGTTCAATTCCCGAATATCGTAAAGAATCCGCGTCTTGTCATTCCGCCGTTTATTGCCGCCGTGGTTTGTGCGCCGATTGCAACGATGATATTTAACCTCCAAGTTCCGTATCAGCTTGCAGGTCTTGGTCTGAATTCCTTAATTGCTCCAATCAATATTTTGGCGAATCAAGGGGCAGTTGTCTTTTCAATTTATATTGCGGTTGGTGTGATTCTTCCTATTATTATTTCACTCGCAATCTATCAAGGTTTGAAGGTAATAGGATGGGTGAAAAAAGAAGATTTGCGTATGGTTGTGCAGTAA
- a CDS encoding IclR family transcriptional regulator domain-containing protein: MKNERESNYFVNSVAKGFEVLKAFDSNSTYLTLSDLEKKTGINKATVRRFALTLADLGYLRVHPGNKFSLSPKVLDLGAHYLESLYLPDLAHPILVKIAAEVKESTNLAILDHTEIVYISRVKAADRIIGSTLHIGSRLPYYATALGKALVAWLPEEERKNLWNSVKVEAYTPKTITDFDKLEEDFENCRVRGYAEGCDELEIGLRSIAVPIFNWQGEPIAAMNISTNSMRSSEEKIKNVYLPALLEGAEELNRQVRFHKL, from the coding sequence ATGAAAAATGAGAGGGAATCGAATTATTTCGTCAATTCAGTGGCTAAGGGGTTTGAAGTGCTGAAAGCGTTCGATTCAAATTCCACCTATTTAACCCTAAGTGATTTAGAAAAGAAAACTGGTATTAACAAAGCAACTGTTAGACGATTTGCTTTAACACTCGCTGATTTAGGCTATCTAAGGGTCCACCCAGGCAATAAATTTTCATTAAGCCCGAAAGTATTAGATTTAGGGGCACATTATCTTGAATCCTTATATCTCCCGGACCTAGCACACCCCATTCTTGTTAAAATTGCTGCGGAAGTTAAGGAATCAACCAATCTTGCTATTCTGGATCATACGGAAATTGTGTATATTTCAAGGGTTAAGGCAGCCGATCGAATCATTGGCTCTACCTTACACATCGGATCAAGATTGCCTTACTATGCAACCGCATTAGGAAAAGCCCTGGTTGCCTGGCTGCCAGAAGAGGAAAGAAAAAACCTGTGGAACTCAGTAAAAGTGGAGGCATATACACCCAAAACCATCACAGATTTCGATAAACTAGAAGAAGATTTTGAGAATTGCAGAGTGCGAGGCTATGCCGAGGGATGCGATGAGCTTGAGATTGGCCTTCGTTCGATCGCGGTCCCTATTTTCAACTGGCAGGGAGAGCCTATAGCCGCCATGAATATCTCCACCAATTCGATGAGGTCATCAGAAGAGAAAATCAAAAATGTATACTTGCCTGCTCTTCTGGAAGGTGCGGAAGAATTGAATAGACAAGTGAGGTTTCATAAATTATAA
- a CDS encoding 3-oxoacid CoA-transferase subunit B: protein MNIKEKIAARAAMEIKEGSIVNLGIGIPTLVADFLPSNKEVFLHSENGLLGVGPTPDEGEVDPEIINAGKLPVTAQIGSSYFSSSESFGMIRGGHVDIAILGALQVAENGDIANWAVPGKDILGVGGAMDLVAGAKEVIVTTQHCAKNGDPKIVRSCDYPITAKNVVKTIITEYAVFRFIDGKMILEEIAEDITLEKLKEITPAEYTVAPNLSKYRVNESKGEVLHGA from the coding sequence ATGAATATCAAGGAGAAAATTGCAGCCCGTGCAGCGATGGAAATCAAAGAGGGATCTATTGTTAACTTGGGGATAGGAATTCCTACTCTAGTAGCTGATTTCCTACCAAGTAATAAAGAAGTTTTTTTACATTCTGAAAACGGATTGTTGGGTGTTGGCCCAACTCCTGATGAAGGAGAAGTCGACCCGGAAATTATTAATGCAGGGAAACTCCCTGTTACAGCCCAAATAGGTTCCTCTTATTTTTCATCTTCCGAATCATTTGGGATGATTCGCGGAGGACATGTCGATATTGCAATTCTTGGAGCCCTTCAAGTTGCTGAAAATGGGGATATTGCGAATTGGGCTGTTCCAGGAAAAGATATTCTCGGCGTAGGCGGAGCGATGGATCTCGTTGCAGGTGCAAAAGAAGTTATTGTCACAACACAGCATTGTGCTAAAAATGGGGATCCGAAAATTGTACGAAGCTGTGACTATCCGATTACCGCTAAGAATGTCGTGAAAACGATTATTACCGAATATGCCGTATTTCGATTTATAGATGGAAAAATGATTCTAGAAGAAATAGCAGAGGACATAACGTTAGAAAAATTAAAAGAAATAACGCCAGCAGAATATACGGTCGCACCTAATCTTTCGAAATACAGAGTAAATGAATCGAAAGGGGAAGTTCTTCATGGAGCATGA
- a CDS encoding GNAT family N-acetyltransferase codes for MRNDLLIRHAAIKDLSKIVPLFDSYREYFGQLKNPVKAEQFLFDRFQNLQSVIFIVEQGDEAIGFAQLYPIFSSLSLQSVWLLNDFYISEGYRHKGAGKQLFAKVKEFAALTKAKSIELSVEHSNEHAWQFWEKQGFQIDKEFRYYSYLL; via the coding sequence ATGAGAAATGATCTTCTGATTAGGCATGCTGCTATTAAAGATTTATCTAAAATAGTTCCATTATTCGATTCATACCGTGAGTATTTTGGACAACTAAAGAATCCTGTAAAAGCAGAACAGTTTCTATTTGATCGATTTCAGAACCTGCAATCCGTGATCTTTATCGTTGAGCAAGGTGATGAAGCTATAGGATTTGCTCAATTGTATCCTATTTTTTCTTCTCTAAGCTTACAGAGCGTTTGGTTATTAAATGACTTTTACATATCTGAAGGATACCGTCACAAAGGAGCTGGTAAACAGCTCTTTGCCAAGGTAAAAGAATTTGCCGCACTTACGAAAGCTAAAAGTATTGAACTTTCAGTAGAGCACTCAAATGAACATGCTTGGCAGTTCTGGGAAAAACAAGGGTTCCAAATAGATAAGGAGTTTCGTTATTACTCGTATTTGCTTTGA
- a CDS encoding DUF2306 domain-containing protein: protein MVHILTGFICLATGLFAMFSKKKKGIHTLSGEIYHWSYVIVFVTSVVMSILHWEESQFLLYIALFSYGFALLGYLAVKHKWKNWLRIHIRGMLGSYIGIVTATLVVNVHQIPILNELPPLVFWFLPTIIGTPFIFYVLQKYGPKKGNISSKI from the coding sequence ATGGTTCATATTCTTACTGGTTTTATTTGTTTAGCAACTGGGTTATTCGCTATGTTTTCAAAGAAGAAAAAAGGAATACATACATTGTCAGGGGAAATCTATCATTGGTCTTATGTAATCGTTTTTGTAACGTCCGTTGTTATGTCCATTTTACATTGGGAAGAAAGTCAGTTTCTTTTATATATCGCTTTATTTTCTTATGGGTTTGCTTTACTCGGGTATCTAGCAGTTAAACATAAATGGAAAAATTGGCTTCGTATTCATATAAGAGGGATGCTGGGTTCCTATATTGGGATTGTCACGGCCACTTTAGTAGTGAATGTACATCAAATTCCTATATTAAATGAATTACCTCCGCTAGTGTTTTGGTTCTTACCCACCATAATAGGCACCCCATTTATATTTTATGTTTTACAAAAGTACGGTCCTAAAAAGGGCAATATTAGTTCGAAAATATAA
- a CDS encoding TetR/AcrR family transcriptional regulator, producing MTEKIADRRVKRTRTMLIDALLDLMIEKGYEPITVQDIIDRANVGRSTFYSHYSDKEQLLLDSIYQLQDYLVQQKTEYPALNEWRHFKFGFSLAMLQHVQGYKRLYRVTVGKQRGAIVEHHMKQMLAKIIRDDVERLMENTNVMIPPEIAVEYIVSTFFSLLTWWMDQNNPCSAEEVDRMFHKLTFSGLSG from the coding sequence ATGACTGAAAAAATAGCAGATAGACGAGTCAAACGTACTCGTACCATGCTTATTGATGCTTTACTTGATCTTATGATTGAGAAAGGATACGAACCCATAACTGTTCAAGATATCATTGATCGTGCTAATGTTGGAAGGTCAACTTTCTACTCCCATTATTCTGATAAGGAACAGCTCCTCTTAGACAGTATCTATCAGCTGCAGGATTACCTTGTGCAACAAAAAACAGAGTACCCAGCTCTAAATGAATGGAGACATTTCAAATTTGGGTTCAGCCTTGCGATGCTGCAGCATGTACAGGGTTACAAACGGTTATATAGGGTAACTGTCGGAAAGCAAAGAGGAGCGATTGTGGAGCATCACATGAAACAAATGTTGGCGAAAATAATCCGTGATGACGTTGAGAGATTAATGGAGAATACGAATGTAATGATTCCACCTGAGATTGCGGTTGAATATATCGTAAGTACATTTTTTTCTTTGTTAACGTGGTGGATGGATCAAAATAATCCATGTTCAGCAGAAGAGGTAGATCGAATGTTTCACAAACTCACATTTTCCGGATTGTCTGGCTGA
- a CDS encoding MBL fold metallo-hydrolase, with product MRMIQESSLYQITFFKNESLSVNCYLVEEDDELTLIDTGISESYRGIMEAAAKINKPITRIALTHAHHDHIGGLDSIKQAFPNVQFYISSRESRLLSGDLTLDIDEPQTPIRGTIPKHVKTKADMLIQEGDRIKSLLVLATPGHTPGSISFFDTRNKALIAGDSFQTEGGIAVAGQLRPSFPYPALGTWNKQVALASAQKLYEYQPSLLATGHGPMMREPCNSMERAIDEAEQNINGIKRV from the coding sequence ATAAGAATGATTCAAGAATCTTCGTTGTACCAAATAACTTTTTTTAAGAACGAGTCTTTGTCTGTAAATTGTTATTTGGTAGAAGAGGATGATGAACTAACGTTGATTGATACTGGTATCTCTGAAAGTTATCGGGGAATTATGGAAGCTGCTGCAAAGATTAATAAGCCAATTACAAGAATTGCATTAACCCATGCACATCACGATCACATAGGAGGACTCGATTCGATTAAACAAGCTTTTCCTAATGTCCAATTCTATATTTCTAGTCGAGAGTCTCGTCTGTTATCGGGAGACCTAACTTTAGATATAGATGAGCCACAAACTCCAATAAGGGGAACTATACCTAAACATGTAAAAACAAAGGCAGACATGTTAATTCAAGAGGGTGACCGGATTAAGTCTTTACTTGTGTTGGCAACTCCAGGACATACACCCGGTTCCATATCTTTTTTTGACACGCGGAACAAAGCTTTGATCGCTGGTGACTCTTTTCAGACAGAAGGAGGTATCGCTGTAGCTGGTCAGCTTCGTCCATCATTTCCATACCCTGCTTTGGGCACATGGAACAAGCAAGTTGCTTTGGCAAGTGCACAAAAATTATACGAATACCAACCTTCTTTGCTTGCAACCGGTCATGGGCCAATGATGAGGGAACCATGTAATTCGATGGAGCGTGCCATAGATGAAGCAGAACAAAATATTAATGGAATAAAACGGGTATAA
- a CDS encoding thiolase family protein, whose translation MEHEFVIVSARRTAIGRIGGTLKDTNSGDLAAAVIKDALNKTGLSGDQINEVIMGEVRQSTESSNVARVAALRAGISETAAAYTVNRLCASGMQAIVSGVQHLAFHPDEIVIAGGTENMSRAPIYLRNSRFGEGNPYLVDSNLENGQQPIEMYGKDLGMGMTAENVAEKYGISRSDQDAFALESQRRAKQAWEDGKFDSQIVPMEVKAKKESIVFSKDEHMRETSLEKLANLKPVFKKDGTVTAGNACGRNDGASAVVIMTKEKANQLGLKPIAKIKDWSTAGVDPRYMGIGPVPAVNKLLEKTGLQMSDIGLVELNEAFASQSLAVIRELNTGLDKVNVNGGAIALGHPLGATGAVIVTKLVYEMSSRQEQFGIATLCVGGGQGMAILLETFK comes from the coding sequence ATGGAGCATGAATTTGTCATCGTAAGTGCTAGACGGACAGCTATTGGACGCATTGGCGGAACATTAAAAGATACAAATTCCGGAGATTTGGCTGCGGCTGTAATAAAAGATGCTTTGAATAAAACCGGACTTTCTGGTGATCAGATAAATGAGGTAATAATGGGGGAAGTTCGGCAGTCAACCGAATCATCTAATGTGGCTCGAGTAGCGGCTTTAAGGGCAGGTATTTCCGAAACGGCCGCAGCTTATACCGTCAATCGCCTTTGTGCATCCGGTATGCAGGCTATTGTTTCGGGAGTTCAACATTTGGCCTTTCACCCTGACGAAATTGTCATTGCGGGCGGTACCGAAAATATGAGCAGAGCCCCTATTTATCTGCGGAATTCCCGATTTGGTGAAGGAAATCCTTACTTGGTTGACTCAAACTTAGAAAATGGGCAGCAGCCCATTGAAATGTATGGCAAGGATTTAGGAATGGGAATGACAGCCGAAAATGTTGCTGAGAAATATGGGATCTCACGAAGTGACCAAGATGCGTTCGCATTAGAAAGTCAAAGACGGGCGAAACAAGCGTGGGAAGACGGCAAATTTGATTCGCAAATTGTGCCGATGGAAGTGAAGGCGAAAAAAGAATCGATTGTTTTTTCAAAAGATGAACATATGCGGGAAACATCATTAGAAAAACTAGCAAACCTAAAACCTGTGTTTAAGAAAGATGGAACTGTTACAGCTGGAAATGCCTGCGGACGTAATGACGGAGCAAGTGCTGTCGTCATTATGACGAAGGAAAAAGCCAATCAGTTAGGACTAAAGCCGATTGCTAAAATTAAGGATTGGTCAACGGCAGGTGTCGATCCTCGTTATATGGGAATTGGTCCTGTGCCAGCAGTCAACAAACTGCTAGAAAAGACAGGATTGCAAATGAGTGATATTGGGTTAGTCGAATTGAACGAAGCCTTTGCTTCTCAATCACTTGCTGTCATACGCGAATTAAACACAGGATTGGACAAAGTTAATGTCAATGGCGGTGCGATTGCACTGGGACATCCGCTTGGTGCAACAGGAGCTGTGATTGTCACGAAGCTGGTGTATGAGATGAGCAGCAGACAAGAACAATTTGGAATCGCGACGTTATGTGTCGGAGGTGGTCAAGGAATGGCCATCTTGCTGGAGACGTTTAAATAG